A region of the Andreesenia angusta genome:
GACTCCGTAGTTTCCGCTAATTCCTCTGAGCACTAGGACTAGAGAAGTCTTCCCGAGAGCCGTCTCCACATTGTCCACTGAAGATATCCTGTAGCTCTTGTAGTCTTCTATCTGGCTTATCTGAACGTCCGATCTCTCTATGCCTGCCGCCATCTTGCCCATTTCCTTGATCTTGTCTACAAGGCTTTTGGAAAGCTTTGCGGACTGCTCGTTCTCAACTTTAGATCCTCCAGTCAAGACTATCGAGTCCACCGCTACTTCATATGACCCTGACATAGCTACATATCCTTCTTGTACAAGTCTATCTATAACTTGAGATTTCTCGCCTCTTGAAAGCGTCGACACCAGCTCAGAAGAGATCATATCATATAGCTCTCCTTCAAAGTCCACTCCGACTATCTCTTTGTATATGGCCCTTATAGCGTCTTCATCTTCTGAAATGCTTCCCTTTATATTCGTCACAGAGCCGACTTTAGCTCCTGCAAGCTCAAGTCCTTCGACTACATCCGAGTAGTTGTAGTCTCCATTAACCCCGACTATGGCTATGTTTCTCCCTGCAAGCGCATCTTTCACAAGCAGTGGATACGCGTCCTGAAGAAAAGCGTTTATCTGCTCATTCTTCGCCTTTATAAGCTCCATGTCTTGCTTTGTATTCTCGCTCTGCTGCTTCAGTTCGTCAAACTTGGCCTCTAGCTGATTGACTATATCGTCTTTCTGGCTTGAAACCAGCCCTTGAGCGTCAAGCATAAAGCCCATAAATATTCCTATCCCCAGCGCCAAAAATATGGACGCCACGGTAACTACGTAGTACTTTATATTTGGAACCATTCAATTTCCTCCTTAATAACCAAAAAGCAATTTTATTTTAATCTGTATAAGCTTCAGTATCTCAAACATAGGCGGATACATAAGGCTTATCATGACTATAGGTATGAGCGCCGTGACAGCCAAAAACACCAAGTATTTAGGCTTGAGGCTTGATCCGTATAGCTGGTTCACTCCCTTGGCGTCTACAAGTATGTCTCCGACCTTGAGCCTCACTAGAAAAGTGCTGGCCATTCCAGACCTTCCCTTCTCCAGAAACTCTATCATGCTGTTGTGGGTTCCAAGCGCCACTATAAGGCTCGCTCCATAGTGATGGGCCAGCAAGAAAGTTATATCCTCGCTCGTCCCCGGCGTGGAAAAGACAACTGGATCTATCCCAAGCGACTCCACCCTTTCAAGCCCCGGAGCCCTTCCATCGGGATATGCATGAACCACTATCTCGCCTGCTGCCTTAAGGCATCTGTCGCTTACACTGTCCATGTCACCAACTATCATGTCCGGGGTGTATCCAAACTCCATAAGCGCGTCCCCGCCCCCGTCTACTCCTATTAGTATTGGGTTTATCTCGTTTATATAGTTTCTCATAGCTGAAAGGTCCTTCTTGTAGTCTCTTCCCCTCACTACTACAAGCACGTGACGTTTTTTCATCTTGGTGCTTATCTCTGGAATATCTATCTTCCCAAGCACCAGCCCCTTCTCTCGCTTGGCATAGTCAAGAGTGTTCTCTATGAACTTGTCCAGCTCTTCCTCTATATTGTCATAGCCCACCTGTAGAAGTTCTTCTATCTTGTTTTTATCAAGGTGTATACACTCTCCTATAACTTCTCCATTGTATACTATATGGTCTCCTGTGACTTCTATAGAGTCTCCCTCTTGGAACTTCTCCATTATCTCGACTTCTTCCGACTCGAATATCGGTATTCCAGCTTCGTGCAG
Encoded here:
- a CDS encoding copper transporter, coding for MVPNIKYYVVTVASIFLALGIGIFMGFMLDAQGLVSSQKDDIVNQLEAKFDELKQQSENTKQDMELIKAKNEQINAFLQDAYPLLVKDALAGRNIAIVGVNGDYNYSDVVEGLELAGAKVGSVTNIKGSISEDEDAIRAIYKEIVGVDFEGELYDMISSELVSTLSRGEKSQVIDRLVQEGYVAMSGSYEVAVDSIVLTGGSKVENEQSAKLSKSLVDKIKEMGKMAAGIERSDVQISQIEDYKSYRISSVDNVETALGKTSLVLVLRGISGNYGVKDTATGVYPELDSLMENQGGL
- the steA gene encoding putative cytokinetic ring protein SteA, whose protein sequence is MNIKGIARKDRRTKDLAKRIKPGEIAIIKHKDIDEVAAMSLSEARIKAVINLDKTISGKYPNQGPSILHEAGIPIFESEEVEIMEKFQEGDSIEVTGDHIVYNGEVIGECIHLDKNKIEELLQVGYDNIEEELDKFIENTLDYAKREKGLVLGKIDIPEISTKMKKRHVLVVVRGRDYKKDLSAMRNYINEINPILIGVDGGGDALMEFGYTPDMIVGDMDSVSDRCLKAAGEIVVHAYPDGRAPGLERVESLGIDPVVFSTPGTSEDITFLLAHHYGASLIVALGTHNSMIEFLEKGRSGMASTFLVRLKVGDILVDAKGVNQLYGSSLKPKYLVFLAVTALIPIVMISLMYPPMFEILKLIQIKIKLLFGY